The following coding sequences lie in one Nakaseomyces glabratus chromosome K, complete sequence genomic window:
- the ADE3 gene encoding trifunctional formate-tetrahydrofolate ligase/methenyltetrahydrofolate cyclohydrolase/methylenetetrahydrofolate dehydrogenase ADE3 (CAGL0K00913g~Ortholog(s) have formate-tetrahydrofolate ligase activity, methenyltetrahydrofolate cyclohydrolase activity, methylenetetrahydrofolate dehydrogenase (NADP+) activity, single-stranded DNA binding activity), which yields MAELIDGKACAQGIRASIKEEIEAIKQQNPSFVPTLTIVQVGDRPDSATYVRMKRKAAEEAGIRADFLHLAEDVSENELYEEVTKLNENPDIHGVIVQLPLPGHINEDKITSAVVAEKDVDGFGPINIGELNKKNGKPFFLPCTPKGIIELLKQAGVQIAGSKSVVIGRSDIVGSPVAELLKSLDSTVTITHSKTPDIPSYLNDADIVVVAIGKPEFVKGEWFANNKKGAVVIDVGTNYVDDSTKKSGYRCCGDVEFKEACKYVRKITPVPGGVGPMTVAMLMQNTLIAAKRQLETGGKLSEFEPLPLQLKRPVPSDFEISRAQKPKQITKVALEAGILPSELEPYGSTKAKVSLNILDRLKDRENGKYILVTGITPTPLGEGKSTTTVGLTQALGAHLNKTVFANVRQPSMGPTFGIKGGAAGGGYSQVIPMDEFNLHVTGDIHAISMANNLLAAAIDTRMFHESTQKDGPLYKRLVPAKKGERKFTPTMLRRLKKLGIDKTNPDDLTDEEITRFARLDIDPETITWRRVVDCNDRFLRGITVGEAPTEKGFTRKTGFDISVASECMAILALCNSLSDMRERLGKIVVAASKSGEPITCEDIGCAGAMTALLKDAVKPNIMQTLEGTPVFVHAGPFANISIGANSVLADKIALKLAGVDPKLPEEKKKEQVGYVVTEAGFDFTMGGERFLNIKCRSSGLVPDVVVIVATVRALKVHGGGPEVKAGAPLPSEYLNEDVELLRKGCANLAKHIENAKQYNLPVVVAINKMSSDTDKEHEVIREESLKAGAYDAIVSDHWAEGGAGAVDLAKGIIKAADETDNSKFSFLYESQGKVEDKIQKIANAMYGAKDVEFLPEAQKKIDLYTKQGFGDLPICIAKTQYSLSHDANLKGVPKDFTFPIRDIRASIGAGYLYALAAEIQTIPGLPTHCGFMNIEVNEDGEIEGMF from the coding sequence ATGGCTGAACTGATTGATGGTAAAGCCTGTGCTCAAGGCATTCGTGCTTCTATCAAGGAGGAGATAGAGGCCATTAAGCAGCAAAATCCTTCCTTTGTGCCAACGTTGACCATTGTTCAAGTTGGTGACAGACCTGACTCAGCTACTTATGTGCGTATGAAGAGAAAAGCTGCTGAGGAGGCAGGCATCAGGGCCGACTTCTTGCATTTGGCTGAGGATGTGAGTGAGAATGAGTTATATGAAGAAGTTACGAAGTTGAACGAGAACCCAGATATCCACGGTGTCATTGTTCAATTGCCATTGCCAGGTCACATTAACGAGGACAAGATCACCTCCGCAGTTGTAGCAGAGAAAGATGTTGATGGATTCGGTCCAATTAATATTGGTGaattgaacaagaagaacGGTAAGCCATTCTTCTTGCCATGTACACCAAAGGGTATCATTGAGCTATTGAAGCAGGCTGGTGTCCAGATAGCCGGATCAAAGTCAGTTGTTATTGGTAGATCAGACATTGTGGGCTCACCTGTAGCTGAATTGTTGAAATCGTTGGACTCTACCGTAACTATCACACACTCTAAAACTCCAGATATCCCAAGTTACTTGAACGACGCTGACATTGTTGTCGTTGCCATTGGTAAACCTGAGTTTGTCAAAGGAGAATGGTTTGCTAACAATAAGAAGGGTGCAGTGGTTATTGACGTTGGTACCAACTATGTTGATGACTCAACCAAGAAGTCTGGTTACAGATGCTGTGGTGACGTTGAATTCAAAGAGGCTTGTAAATATGTTAGGAAAATTACTCCTGTTCCAGGTGGTGTCGGTCCAATGACGGTTGCCATGTTGATGCAAAACACTCTTATTGCAGCAAAGAGGCAGTTGGAAACTGGTGGTAAGTTATCTGAGTTTGAACCTTTACCATTACAACTGAAGAGGCCAGTTCCTTCCGATTTTGAGATTTCTAGAGCTCAAAAGCCAAAGCAGATTACCAAAGTGGCATTGGAAGCTGGTATTCTTCCATCTGAGCTTGAACCATATGGATCTACAAAGGCCAAGGTCAGCTTGAATATTCTTGATCGTCTAAAGGATAGGGAGAATGGTAAGTATATTCTTGTTACTGGTATTACACCAACCCCGCTAGGTGAAGGTAAGTCTACAACAACTGTCGGTTTGACTCAAGCTCTGGGTGCCCACTTAAACAAAACTGTCTTTGCTAATGTTCGTCAACCTTCAATGGGTCCTACATTTGGTATCAAAGGTGGTGCAGCAGGTGGTGGTTACTCCCAGGTTATTCCTATGGATGAGTTCAATTTGCATGTGACTGGTGACATACACGCTATCTCAATGGCTAACAACTTATTAGCTGCTGCAATTGATACTAGAATGTTCCATGAGTCAACTCAAAAAGATGGTCCATTGTACAAGAGACTTGTGCCAGCTAAAAAGGGTGAAAGAAAGTTCACCCCAACTATGTTAAGAAGATTAAAGAAATTGGGGATTGACAAAACCAATCCAGATGATTTGACCGATGAAGAAATTACCAGGTTTGCACGTTTAGATATAGATCCAGAAACAATTACTTGGAGAAGAGTTGTGGATTGTAATGATAGATTTTTGAGAGGTATCACAGTTGGTGAAGCACCCACCGAGAAAGGCTTCACTAGAAAGACTGGTTTCGATATTTCAGTCGCCTCAGAATGTATGGCAATTTTGGCCTTATGTAACTCATTATCTGACATGAGAGAACGTTTAGGTAAGATTGTCGTTGCGGCATCCAAGTCTGGTGAACCAATTACCTGTGAGGATATCGGTTGTGCCGGTGCCATGACTGCTCTATTGAAGGATGCAGTAAAACCAAATATCATGCAAACCTTGGAAGGAACTCCAGTTTTTGTCCATGCTGGTCCTTTTGCTAATATTTCCATTGGTGCTAATTCTGTCCTAGCTGATAAGATAGCATTAAAGCTTGCAGGTGTTGATCCAAAGCTCccagaagaaaagaagaaagaacaagttGGCTATGTTGTCACTGAAGCAGGTTTTGATTTTACCATGGGTGGTGAGAGATTCTTAAACATCAAATGTAGATCTTCCGGATTAGTCCCTGATGTTGTTGTGATTGTTGCCACAGTCAGAGCTTTGAAGGTACACGGTGGTGGACCTGAGGTAAAGGCTGGTGCTCCTTTACCATCTGAATACTTGAACGAAGATGTAGAACTACTGAGGAAGGGTTGTGCAAACTTGGCCAAGCACATTGAAAATGCTAAGCAATATAACTTACCAGTAGTTGTTGCTATCAACAAAATGTCCTCTGATACAGACAAAGAACATGAAGTAATCCGTGAGGAGTCCCTGAAGGCCGGAGCTTATGACGCTATAGTATCAGACCACTGGGCAGAAGGTGGCGCTGGTGCTGTAGACTTGGCTAAAGGTATCATTAAGGCAGCTGATGAAACTGACAACAGCAAATTCTCTTTCCTATATGAATCACAGGGTAAAGTAGAAGACAAGATTCAAAAGATCGCCAACGCCATGTATGGTGCTAAGGATGTTGAATTCTTACCAGAGGCTCAAAAGAAGATCGATCTATACACAAAACAAGGTTTTGGAGATCTCCCAATCTGTATTGCCAAGACTCAGTACTCCTTGTCTCATGATGCTAACTTGAAGGGTGTTCCTAAAGACTTCACTTTCCCAATCAGAGACATCAGAGCCTCTATTGGTGCTGGTTACTTGTACGCTTTGGCAGCTGAAATCCAAACCATACCTGGTCTTCCAACCCACTGTGGCTTTATGAACATTGAAGTCAACGAAGATGGTGAAATTGAAGGTATGTTCTAA
- the ELP2 gene encoding Elongator subunit ELP2 (CAGL0K00957g~Ortholog(s) have microtubule binding activity, role in protein urmylation, regulation of transcription from RNA polymerase II promoter, tRNA wobble uridine modification and Elongator holoenzyme complex, cytosol, nucleus localization), giving the protein MVTVNSEAIFIGANKQTQVCSYNKARNVLAFGAGKNIALWNPLDADCRGIYATLKGHEAEVTCVKFMPGTDILVSASEDHHVKLWKYKAPESEELECIQTITHYSHTIVSIETLAGLIVIGSAGGLVSIWVPETEGSDTYIISHEYSLPRNVFPLCFSLSNVVGNKYLLAIGGTTVKIFIYSFVLSEGKVIENFNLAAELEGHEDWVKSIQFRHQETPGDYLLCSGSQDRYIRIWRIRTNDLIDDSEDDETKLTLLSSKQHKFHISEDLRIGINFEALIIGHDDWVSSLQWHESKLQLLASTADTAVMIWEPDESSGVWVCSSRLGEMSSKGASTATGSSGGFWSCLWFEENGADYILTNGKTGSWRIWEAKDEIMCEQRVGITGAVRPVTDVAWAPCGKYLLSTSLDQTTRLFAPWIYNENNELRSRKTWHEFSRPQIHGYDMICVEPVNDERFISGGDEKILRSFDLPKGVAHLLKKFVGLRFTNEEEERPEAASVPVLGLSNKAVEENESNDTDDPDVRESNDNKNISYDLVTSANTPPMEETLQRHLLWPEVEKLYGHGYEITSVDVSPDQKLVVSACRSNNAQHAVIRIFDLDTWLEVKPNLSFHSLTITRLRFSPDSKYLLSVCRDRKWAVWERNFDDNTFTLKYTDEKPHSRIIWDGEWAPLEFGNVFLTTSRDRKVKVWSLETSESNAFSMLHFIKLNSPITAISIYNKVINNKLIVAVGLETGEIFIYNYSKSDGFELISQFEQYITPSDRIERLRWSNWVDNDKLLLASASLDQSCRIYSILI; this is encoded by the coding sequence ATGGTCACTGTGAATAGTGAGGCTATATTTATTGGTGCCAACAAGCAGACGCAAGTTTGCTCGTATAACAAGGCCCGGAATGTTCTAGCTTTCGGTGCAGGCAAGAATATTGCACTGTGGAATCCGCTGGATGCTGATTGTCGTGGTATCTATGCTACTTTGAAAGGACATGAGGCCGAAGTAACATGTGTCAAGTTTATGCCTGGGACCGATATATTGGTATCTGCTTCCGAGGATCACCATGTGAAGCTGTGGAAGTACAAGGCACCGGAGAGCGAGGAATTAGAATGCATCCAAACAATCACTCACTATTCCCACACAATCGTCTCCATAGAGACTTTAGCTGGGCTAATTGTTATAGGTTCGGCTGGAGGACTGGTTTCCATTTGGGTTCCAGAAACAGAGGGCTCTGACACATACATCATTAGCCATGAGTACTCGTTACCAAGAAATGTCTTCCCACTGTGCTTCTCGCTATCCAATGTTGTAGGAAACAAGTATCTGTTGGCGATTGGTGGTACAACTGTAaagatttttatttactcTTTTGTATTGAGTGAAGGGAAAGTTATAGAAAATTTTAACTTAGCAGCTGAGTTGGAAGGCCATGAAGATTGGGTCAAATCGATCCAGTTTAGACACCAGGAGACTCCTGGTGATTATCTCCTGTGTTCAGGATCTCAGGACCGATACATAAGAATATGGAGAATCAGAACAAATGACTTAATTGACGATAgcgaagatgatgaaacGAAACTGACTTTACTGAGCAGCAAACAACACAAATTCCATATCTCTGAAGATTTGAGAATTGGTATTAACTTCGAAGCATTGATTATTGGTCATGACGATTGGGTGTCTTCGCTACAATGGCATGAATCTAAACTACAATTATTGGCATCCACAGCTGATACGGCAGTCATGATTTGGGAACCAGATGAGTCCTCAGGTGTGTGGGTATGCTCTTCAAGATTGGGAGAAATGTCTTCCAAAGGTGCCTCAACAGCGACTGGTTCCTCAGGTGGATTTTGGTCATGTCTTTggtttgaagaaaatggtgCAGATTATATTTTGACAAACGGTAAAACAGGCTCTTGGAGGATATGGGAGGCCAAGGACGAAATAATGTGTGAGCAACGTGTTGGTATTACAGGTGCTGTTAGGCCAGTAACAGACGTTGCCTGGGCACCTTGTGGGAAATATTTGTTGTCCACATCATTAGATCAAACTACAAGGCTGTTTGCTCCTTGGATTTACAATGAAAACAACGAATTGCGTTCCAGAAAAACTTGGCATGAGTTCTCCAGGCCCCAAATACACGGCTATGATATGATCTGCGTAGAGCCTGTAAATGATGAAAGGTTCATTagtggtggtgatgaaaAGATATTGAGATCTTTCGATCTACCTAAGGGTGTAGCACATTTACTAAAGAAGTTTGTTGGTCTGCGATTTAcgaatgaagaagaggaaaggCCTGAAGCGGCATCTGTACCAGTTTTAGGGCTATCCAACAAAGCTGTTGAGGAAAATGAATCAAATGATACAGATGACCCTGATGTCAGAGAGAGTAAtgacaataaaaatatatcatatGATTTGGTAACATCTGCCAATACTCCACCAATGGAAGAAACTTTACAGAGACATCTTTTGTGGCCTGAGGTGGAAAAACTTTACGGCCATGGCTATGAAATCACCTCTGTCGATGTCTCTCCTGACCAAAAACTAGTTGTATCTGCCTGTAGATCAAACAATGCTCAGCATGCAGTAATAAGAATATTTGACTTGGACACTTGGTTGGAGGTCAAACCTAACCTGTCATTCCATAGTCTAACCATCACAAGGCTTAGATTTTCGCCTGATAGCAAGTATCTATTAAGTGTCTGCAGAGATAGAAAATGGGCAGTTTGGGAAAGAAACTTTGATGACAATACATTTACACTGAAATACACTGATGAAAAGCCTCACTCAAGAATCATTTGGGATGGTGAATGGGCCCCATTAGAATTTGGTAATGTATTCTTAACAACTTCGAGAGACAGAAAAGTCAAGGTGTGGTCATTGGAAACTAGCGAAAGTAATGCATTCTCCATGCTACAtttcataaaattgaaCAGTCCAATTACCGCAATCTCAATTTACAATAAGGTAATCAACAATAAACTTATCGTAGCAGTTGGATTAGAAACAGGTGAAATCTTTATTTACAATTACTCTAAATCCGATGGTTTTGAACTTATATCACAATTCGAACAGTATATTACTCCATCGGATAGGATCGAAAGATTGAGATGGTCAAACTGGgttgataatgataaacTGTTATTGGCATCTGCTAGTTTAGATCAATCATGCCGTATCTATTCTATACTAATATAA
- the YCH1 gene encoding phosphatase YCH1 (CAGL0K00935g~Ortholog(s) have phosphoprotein phosphatase activity, thiosulfate sulfurtransferase activity, role in dephosphorylation and cytosol, nucleus localization), whose translation MSRSIANIQYLEAKNLAHWMKSADAPLFQVIDVRGSDYVGGHIKGCWNYPYRRLKVDDGYMEEMYKALNKKLEDTGSDRSLNAIFHCAQSQQRGPAAAMKLLRFLPDDKLSNFKIWVLRGGFNHWQDQYGEDQELTEDYEPDIWSW comes from the coding sequence ATGTCGAGATCAATAGCTAATATACAGTACCTTGAGGCTAAGAACCTGGCTCACTGGATGAAGTCTGCGGATGCGCCGCTGTTTCAAGTAATCGATGTGCGGGGCAGTGACTATGTCGGGGGGCATATAAAGGGGTGCTGGAACTACCCGTACAGGAGGTTGAAGGTCGATGATGGATACATGGAAGAGATGTACAAAGCGCTAAACAAGAAGCTTGAGGACACTGGCTCAGATCGTTCACTCAACGCGATTTTCCACTGTGCACAATCACAACAGCGTGGACCTGCCGCAGCAATGAAGCTGCTACGGTTCCTGCCAGACGACAAACTCAGCAATTTCAAGATATGGGTATTAAGAGGTGGATTCAACCATTGGCAAGACCAATACGGTGAAGATCAGGAACTTACTGAGGACTATGAGCCGGACATTTGGTCTTGGTGA